TGGTCGCGCACGTGCTCGCACGCCCCGGCGATGTCGTGGACGTCCAGCGCCGCCGTGACCGCGTCGACCAGCGACGCCGTCTTGGCCAGCACGTACCGGTCCAGGACGTGCGTCGAGTCGGTCCGCGTGACCGGGGTGTGGCCGGCCGCGTAGAGCGACAGGAAGTACCACGTGTTCCACAGCGGCAGGATCGCCTGCCGCACGCCCTCGCGGATCCCCTGCTCGGTGACGACGAGGTTGCCGCCGCGCAGGATCGGCGAGGACATGAGGAACCAGCGCATGGCGTCGGAGCCGTCGCGGTCGAACACCTCGGTGACCGCGGGGTAGTTGCCGCGCGACTTGCTCATCTTCGTGCCGTCGTCGCCCAGCACGATCCCGTGCGCGACGCAGTCGCGGAACGCCGGCCGGTCGAACAGCGCCGTGGCCAGCACGTGCAGCGTGTAGAACCAGCCGCGGGTCTGGCCGTTGTACTCGACGATGAAGTCGCCCGGGTAGTGGTGCTCGAACCAGTCGCGGTTCTCGAACGGGTAGTGCACCTGCGCGAACGGCATCGAGCCCGACTCGAACCAGCAGTCGAGCACCTCCGGCACCCGGCGCATGACCGAGCGGCCCGTGGGGTCGTCCGGGTTGGGCCGGGTGAGCTCGTCGACGTAGGGGCGGTGCAGGTCGGTCGGCCGCACGCCGAAGTCGCGCTCCAGCTCGTCGAGGGAGCCGTAGACGTCGCGCCGCGGGTAGGCCGGGTCGTCGGACTCCCACACCGGGATGGGGCTGCCCCAGTACCGGTTGCGGGAGATCGACCAGTCGTGGGCGCCCTCCAGCCACTTGCCGAACTGGCCGTCCTTGACGTGCTCGGGCACCCATGTGATCTGCTGGTTCAGCTCCACCATCCGGTCGCGGAACGCCGTGACCTGCACGAACCACGAGTCGACGGCCCGCTGGATCAGCGGGTTGCCGCAGCGCCAGCAGTGCGGGTACGGGTGGTCGTAGGTCTCGTGGCGCAGCAGGACGCCGTGGACGAAGGACGCCGTGCCGTCGCGGAGGTCACGGATGATCTGCCCGTTGGCGTCGAACACCTGCATCCCGGCGTAGGGCGCGACGCGGGCGTCGAACTCGCCCTTGCTGTCGACGGGGACGACGGCCTCGATCCCCGCCGCGTCCGTGACGACCTTGTCCTCCTCACCGAACGCCGGCGCGATGTGGACGATGCCGGTGCCGTCGTCGGTGGTGACGTAGTCGGCGGCCAGGACGACGTGGGCGTTCTCCCAGCCGGCGAAGAAGTCGAACGGCGGGGTGTAGGACAGGCCGACGAGGTCGGAGCCGCGGTAGGTGCCGAGCAGCTCCGGCTCCTCCCCCAGCTCGCGGGCGTAGGCCGCGACGCGGGCGGCGGCGAGCAGGTAGCGCTCCCCGTTCGCGGACACGAGCGCGTAGTCGACGTCGGAGTTGACCGCCATGGCCAGGTTGGACGGGAGCGTCCACGGGGTCGTCGTCCAGATGAGGGCCAGCGCCCCGTCCAGATCGGACCCGGGAGCCGCGAGCCGGAGCCCGACGGTGACGGCCGGGTCCTGCCGGTCCCGGTAGACGTCGTCCATCTTGGTCTCGGTGGCCGACAGCGGGGTGCCGTCGTGCCAGCAGTACCAGAGCACGCGGAACCCGGAGTAGACGAGACCCTTGTCCCACAGGGTCTTGAAGGCCCACATGACCGATTCCATGTAGTCCAGGTCGAGCGTCTTGTAGTCGTTGTCGAAGTCGACCCAGCGCGCCTGGCGGGTGACGTAGGCCTGCCACTCGTCGGTGTAGCGCAGGACGGACTCGCGGCACGCGGCGTTGAACGCGGCCACGCCCATCTCGTCGATCTCGGACTTGTCCTTGATCCCGAGCTGCTTCTCGGCCTCCACCTCGGCGGGCAGGCCGTGGGTGTCCCACCCGAACCGCCGCTCGACGCGCTTGCCGCGCATCGTGCGGTAGCGCGGCACGACGTCCTTGACGTAGCCGGTGAGCAGGTGCCCGTAGTGCGGGAGGCCGTTGGCGAAGGGCGGGCCGTCGTAGAAGACGAACTCGTTGGCGCCGTTCTCCCCGGCCTCGCGGGCCTCGACCGAGGCGACGAACGTGCCGTCCTTCGCCCAGAAGTCGAGGACCTCGCGCTCCAGCTCGGGGAACGACGGGTGCGGCGGGACGGCGGGGTAGCCGGTCATCGGGGATGCTCCTGGCGGTGTGGTCGCGTGCGGCTCGGAACTGCCTGCACGGGGACGACGTCCCGCCCGGATCGGACGGGCACCGCGGTACCACCCCGCTTGCCGCGCTCGGGGCGCGACCACTCGTGGTCGGCTGTGACGGGCCGTCCCGTCCGGTTCTACTCCGCGCGCCGACCTGCACCGCGCGTTTCTTCCGGAGGCTCCCCGGTGATGGCCGGATCGGTGCCTGTGACCCCAGGGTAGCGCCGGGGCGCCACCGGGTTCTCCGCGACCCCGGGGCGGTCCCTACGGTACGCCGCATGATGACCGTGATCACGAGGGCCGCCGCCGCCGCGGTCCTCGTCCTCGCCGCCTCCTGCTCCTCGACCGGCACCCCGGCCGCCCCCACCGGCGCGGAGCCGACCACGGCCCCCGCCGCGACCGCGTCGGCCGGGGCCCCGCCCGAGGACCGGGCGGCGATCGAGCAGGTGTTCGCCGACTACAACGCCGCCCTGCTCGCCCGCGACTTCGCCGCGAGCTGCGCGCTCACCGCCCCCGAGGCCGTGCAGCAGCTGATCGACGCGGTCGCGGCGCAGGGGGCGCGGGCCGGCACCTGCGAGGAGGCGTTCGCCGCCGTCTACGCCGTGCCGGAGGCGGCCGCCCCCCTCGACTCCGCGGCCCGCACCGCCGAGATCCAGGACGTCGCCGTCGACGGCGACACCGCGTCCGTGACCTTCTCCGGCGAGGCGAACGGCCGGCGCGTGGAGGGTCTGGTCAACCGGATGCAGCGCATCGACGGCCGGTGGCGCCTGCTGGGAAGCTCCTGACCGGCGCCGGTCCGGCCGGGCCCGCCGCCCCGGCCGGACCCGACGGTCGGGATCGGGCCGGGCGGGACGGGTCAGCGCGCGTTGGCCGGGTGGCGTCCGGCGAGCGTGCGGTCGGGGGTGCACCAGCCGCACGGGCTGAACCCGAGCTCCACGGCCTCGCGGGCCGGGAGGGGGATCAGGGCCGCCGCGACGAGCGAGCGGCAGCCCGGGACGTGGTAGCGCGGCTGCTCGTCGATCACGAGGACCTCGTCCTCCAGGCCGGCGACGATCACCGCGACCGCGGGCTCGGGCCGTTCCTCGGGGATCTCGCCGTCCGACGCGGGGGCGGTGTCGGCGGGAGTGCCCGCACCGCCGGTGTCGACGACCACGGTCGCCTCCGCCGGGTTCGACGGCGGCGTGCCGGCGCCGGTGGGGGCGTCGGCCGCTGCGGGAGCACCGGCCCCGGGCGGCGGGACGGCCGCGCCGGGAGCGGAGCCGCCGACGGCGGACGTCGCCGCCGCTGCCGCGGTCGCGCCCGTGCCGAAGCTGGCGTCGGGCGCACCGGAGGCGCCCGCGGCCCGCGTCTCGGCCGGGCTGGTGAACAGCGAGTCGGGATCGGTGCCGGTGGCCGCCGGACCCGTGGTGCCCGACGCCACTCCCGTACCGGGGGCGTCGGCACCGACCGCGGGGGCCACCGTGGTGGCCGACCCGGACCGCTCCGCGTCGTCGCCCGCGGGGGCGTCGGCGGCGGGGGCCTTGGTCAGCGACGGGCCCGCGGACGCCGGCTCGGCCGACCCGGGGGCTCCCGATGCCGCGGCCCCGACCCCGGCTACCGCGGTGGTGGCGGCAGCGGCGTCGACCGCGGAGTCCGGAGCCTCCGCGTCCGGCCCCCCGGCTGCCGACACCGCAGCGTCCGACCCCGCCGTGCCCGACCCCGCCGTGCCCGACGGAGTCGCGACGGTGGCCCCGTCCCCACCCGACGGGCGGTCGGAGTCAGGGGCCGGAGTGGAACGAGCGTCCGTCGCCGTGGTTACGGTGGGTGACGCAGAACCGCTCGATGGTGTGATCGCAGGGGTAGCGCCGGACGGTCCCGACGGAGAGCCGGACGGTTGTACGGCGGGGATCATGACCGTCTGCTGGGCGTCGGCGTCGGGATCGAAGCGGGGGTCGACGGCCCGGGTGGGCCCGTCCACGCCGGATCCCCGGGCCCCCGCGGGACCCGGCAGAGCGGAACCGGAGGGCCGGACCACCGGGATGACCTCGGTGACCGGGTCGATGTCGCCGGCCGTCCCCGGGGACGCGAACGGTCGCGCCGCCCCGTAGGACGGCACGTCCTCCGGCTCGGCGGACCCCGCCCCGGCGCCCGGATCGTCGCCGGCACGGACGGCCGACCTGCGCTGCAGCGTGTCGTAGAGCAGGACCAGGGCGGCGGCGACACTCACGGCCACCGACACCCAGGCCCACATCACGCTGCTCGACAGGAAGCCGACGAGCAGCAGGCCGAAGGCGATCAGGACGAGGATCAGAACCAGCAGCAGCACTCTTCACTCCGGATGCGGCGGCGCGGTCGGACACCGCGCCGCCGTGTAGGTGTACGGGTGCGTCTGGTCAGCTACCCGCGTCGGCGCGCTGACCGTACCCGGTGGCGGCGTAGCCACCGTCCCGCGTGTTCCGACCGTCGGTCGGCGCAGCGGAGCCACGACCCTCCAGGTCCCTGAGCTGGGACTCCAGGTAGGTCTTGAGGCGGGTGCGGTACTCGCGCTCGAAGGTGCGGAGCTCGTCGATCTTCTTCTCGAGCACCGTCTTCTCGCGGGTGATGCTGCCGATGATCTCGTTCTGCTTGCGCTCGGCGTCGCCGACCAGCGTGGCGGCCTTGTCACGCGACTGGCGCTCCAGGGTCTCCGCCCTGGTCCGGGCGTCGTTCAGCATCGTCTCGGCCCGCGCGCGGGCGTCGTTGACGAGGCCGTCGGACTTGGTCCGGGCCTCCGACAGCAGCTGCTCGGACTTGGTCCGGGCGTCGCTGAGCATGGAGTCGGCCTCGGACTTGGCCTCGGCGGTGAGCCGCTCGGCCATCTCCTGGGCCATGGAGAGCACCTTGGCGACCTGTACGTGGTGGTCACCACCCTGGTCGCCGGGTTCGGCCATCTGCGGCGGCGGCGCCGACATGGAGCGCTGGGGCTCCATCGGCGGACGCATCGGCGGCGGCTCCACCTGGCGCTGGATCTGCTGCGTCGGTGGGGACACCGGCGCAGAGACAGCGGCAGGCGGGCGCGACCGCGCCTCCTCCAGGTCGGCCTGTGCGTTCCCGAGTCGCTGCTCGAGCTCCGAGACCTGTTCGCGCAGGTCCTCGTTCTCCTCGATCAGTCGAGCCAACTCGGCCTCGACAAGGTCGAGGAACGCGTCGACCTCGTCCTCGTTGTACCCCCTCTTCCCGATAGGGGGTTTGCTGAACGCGACGTTGTGAACGTCGGCGGGTGTCAGCGGCATCGGATCACCTCATGCAGTCCTCGGCGGCGAAACCGGGTGACTGGGGCTCACTCCGGCTACGGCTGGGCAACGCTCATCAGTATGAACACGACCAGCAGGAGAACCATAATCGACAGGTCCAGTCCTACGCCGCCTATCCGGACGACCGGGATCACTCTCCGCAACAACTTCACGGGCGGATCGGTGGCGGTGAAGATCAGCTCCAGGGCGACGGCACTGGGCCCGGCGGGCACCCACTGACGCGCGAAGCTGCGCACGAGCTCGGCCACGATGCGGCCGATGAGCAGCAGCCAGAAGAAGAACAGCAGGTAGTACAGGACGAACTGGATCGCGAGGGGCACGGCTCAATCCTGGCGGAAGATCCCGCGTTCTGCGAGCTTCCGGGCGTCGTCGGCGGAGACCTCGACGTCGGCGGGTGTGAGCAGGAAGACCCGGTTGGTGACCTTGTCGATCGAGCCGCGCAGCGCGAACGCCAGCCCGGCCGCGAAGTCGACGAGCCGCTTGGCGTCCGCGGCGTCCAGCTCGGTCAGGTTGATGATCACCGGCTGGCCGTCGCGGTAGTGCTCGCCGATCGTCCGGGCTTCCTTGTAGCTGCGCGGCTGCAGCGTCGTGATGCGGTTCAGCGCAGCCGCGCCGCGGTCCCGCTGTTCGGGCACGACCTGCGGAGACGGCGGCACGGGCAGCCGCACGGGCTCGCGCAGCACCGCGTCGGTGTCGATGGCCAGCGCGCCGCGCGTGGCCCCCGCTCCGAGGCCGGAGAGGCCGCTGCGGGAGTCGCGGTCCGGCGTCACCGCGCGGACCGGCCTGCGGTCCCACTCGCGCTCGGCACGGACCGGCTCGGGGCGTGCGGGGGGCTCGTCGTCGTCGGCGTAGGAGAAGCGGTCGTCCCACCGCTCGTCGGCGTAGTCACGACCGCGGCGAGGGGCCGGGTAGCGCTCGGCGGGCTCGTCGGCGTAGTCGGCCAGCTCCTCCGCCGGAACCATCCCGAAGTAGGCCTTGAGCCGGTACATCGCGCTCATCGGCGCTCCAATCGTTGCCACTGCCCCCGACACACCGGAGGCCCGTCCCGACCTCCAGCGATCACCGCGAGGTTATCCGTCTGTCCCCCACAAGGGCCGTTCCGACACGCACCACGTCCGAACCGTGACTTATGGCGACGTCGAGGTCGCCGCTCATGCCCGCCGACAACGTCCTGGCCTGCGGAAACGCCGCCCGGAGCCGGTCCGCGGCGGCGGCGACGGCAGAAAAAGCACGCTCCGTGTCCATGCCGAGCGGCGCGACCGCCATGAGCCCGTCGAGTCGCAGCCCGGCGCACCCGGCGACGTGTTCGGCGAGCGGGAGGAGCCCGTCGAGGGGGGTTCCCCCGCGTCCGGGGTCCCCGTCGACGCTGAACTGGAGCAGTACGGGCAGGGCGTCGGAACGGTCACCGGCGTCCTGCGCGCGCCGGACGGCGGCGTCGAGGGCCGAGGCGAGCCGCTCGGAGTCGACCGACTCCACGCGGTCCGCCCAGCGGACCGCCGCACGGGCCTTGTTCCGCTGCAGTCCGCCGACGAGGTGCCAGCGGGCACCGGGGTGCGTCGCGGCGACCTCGTCGACCTTCGCCCCCGCCTCCTGGACCCGGTTCTCGCCGAACGCGGTCAGCCCGAGGTCCATGAGGATCGTCACATCGGACGCGGGCAGGGTCTTGGTCACGGCGAGCAGCGCGACGTCGTCGGGCGACCGGCCGGCCGCGGCGCACGCGTCGGCGATCCGGGCGCGGACGGCGGCGAGCCGCTCGGCCAGCTCCGCGCGGCGGTCCCCGGTCATGTCGCGTCCAGCCAGGTGATCGCGGCCTGGCGCCCGGTGGGGGCGTCGCGGCGGTGGCTGTAGAGGTCGCGGGTCTCCATCGTGCAGCGCGGGTCGCCGCCGATGCGGGCGACCCCGAGCGCGGTGAGCTGGTGGTAGAGGCCGGCGCGGAGATCGAGCCCCGGCGTGCCCTTCCGGGTCCGGACGGCGCTGCCGGGCAGCGCGGCGTCGACCTCGGCGGCCATCGCGGCCGGCACCTCGTAGCAGCCGCCGCAGACGGCGGGCCCGAGCAGCACCTCGACGTCCCCGGTCCGGGCCCCGAGCGCCACCATCGCCTCGACGACGGCGGGCAGCACGCCCGCCGCGGCCCCGACCCGCCCCGCGTGGGCGGCGCCGACGACCCCGGCACGGGGGTCGGCGAGCAGCACGGGCACGCAGTCGGCGGCGAGCACGGCGATCCCGACGCCCGGCAGCGCGGTGACCGCCGCGTCGGTGCCGGGGACGTCGGGGGCACCGGCGGCCGGCACGGCGTCGACGGTCTCGACGCGCGTGCCGTGGACCTGCTGCAGGTAGACGACCGGCACCCCGAGCTCGCGGGAGACCCGGGCCCGGTTCGCCGCGACGGCGCCCGGGTCGTCGTCGACGCCGGTGGAGAGGTTGAACCGGGCGAACCGGCCCGTCGACCGGCCCCCGGCGCGGGTGGTGACGACGCGGCGCACGCGCGGGGTCACGCCGTCCTCCGACCGCGCACACAGGCCGCGGGGCCCGCGCACAGGTCCGAACCTGTGTGCGAGCCCGCGGAGGTGTGTGCCGGAGGTGTCGTCGCCGGCACCGTCAGCGCTTCATGAACGGCGGCACGTCCACGTCGTCGTCGAGGTCGTCGGCCGGGGCCGACTGCCCGAAGGACGGGACCGGCCGCTCGGCCACCGGCGCGGGCGGCGGCGTGTGCGCGGGGGGCGGGGTGTACGCGGGCGGGGTGTACGCCGGCGGCTCGGGGGCGGGCTCGGTGACCGGCCGGGCCGACTCGGGGCGCCGCGGCTCCGGGAACCCGGACGGCGCGGCGGCAGGCGGGAGCGTCCCGGACTGGTTGGCCCCCCCGTGCCCGTTCCCGTTCGAGGCCCCCTGGTAGGGCGGCGGCGGGGTGCTGCCGTTGGCCGGGGCGGACGGGGTGGCCGGGGCCGGGGCGGTGCTGCCGCTGACGCCCGGCGCGATGACGCCCTTGCCGCCGCCGGTGCCGTACGCGGCCGGGTCGAGCTTCTTGTGCGTCGGGCCGCCCGCCTCGAAGCCCGCGGCGATGACCGTGACCCGGACCTCGTCGCCGAGCGAGTCGTCGATCACCGTGCCGAAGATGATGTTGGCCTCGGGGTGCGCGGCCTCCTGCACCAGCGAGGCGGCCTCGTTGATCTCGAACAGGCCGAGGTCGGAGCCACCCGCGATGGACAGCAGCACGCCCTGGGCGCCGTCCATCGACGCCTCCAGCAGCGGCGAGTTGATCGCCTTGCCCGCCGCCTGCACGGCGCGGCCCTCCCCGCGGGAGGAGCCGATGCCCATCAGGGCGCTGCCCGCCCCGGACATGACGCTCTTGACGTCGGCGAAGTCCAGGTTGATCAGGCCCGGGGTGGTGATCAGGTTCGTGATGCCCTGCACACCGGACAGGAGCACCTCGTCGGCGGAGCGGAACGCGTCCATCAGGCTCACG
This sequence is a window from Pseudonocardia petroleophila. Protein-coding genes within it:
- the ileS gene encoding isoleucine--tRNA ligase gives rise to the protein MTGYPAVPPHPSFPELEREVLDFWAKDGTFVASVEAREAGENGANEFVFYDGPPFANGLPHYGHLLTGYVKDVVPRYRTMRGKRVERRFGWDTHGLPAEVEAEKQLGIKDKSEIDEMGVAAFNAACRESVLRYTDEWQAYVTRQARWVDFDNDYKTLDLDYMESVMWAFKTLWDKGLVYSGFRVLWYCWHDGTPLSATETKMDDVYRDRQDPAVTVGLRLAAPGSDLDGALALIWTTTPWTLPSNLAMAVNSDVDYALVSANGERYLLAAARVAAYARELGEEPELLGTYRGSDLVGLSYTPPFDFFAGWENAHVVLAADYVTTDDGTGIVHIAPAFGEEDKVVTDAAGIEAVVPVDSKGEFDARVAPYAGMQVFDANGQIIRDLRDGTASFVHGVLLRHETYDHPYPHCWRCGNPLIQRAVDSWFVQVTAFRDRMVELNQQITWVPEHVKDGQFGKWLEGAHDWSISRNRYWGSPIPVWESDDPAYPRRDVYGSLDELERDFGVRPTDLHRPYVDELTRPNPDDPTGRSVMRRVPEVLDCWFESGSMPFAQVHYPFENRDWFEHHYPGDFIVEYNGQTRGWFYTLHVLATALFDRPAFRDCVAHGIVLGDDGTKMSKSRGNYPAVTEVFDRDGSDAMRWFLMSSPILRGGNLVVTEQGIREGVRQAILPLWNTWYFLSLYAAGHTPVTRTDSTHVLDRYVLAKTASLVDAVTAALDVHDIAGACEHVRDHAEVLTNWYVRRSRERFWDADADALDTLHTVLEVTARVAAPLLPLTTERIWQGLTGGRSVHLTDWPASGELPHDDALVTAMDRVRQVASSALSLRKARKLRVRLPLARLTVAAADASALEPFADVLRDEVNVKDVVLTTDVAAHGRFEIAVNARACGPRLGGDTQKVIRAVKAGEWEQAADGTVTAGGITLLDGEFTEKLVAADPEETLALPGSTGLVVLDTAVTPELAAEGTARDVVRVVQQARRDAGLEVSDRIALVLDADLPVLDAVRAHQAFVAGEVLATSVRYEAVTDPTLTGTVTGPDNTTVPLTVHLTRT
- a CDS encoding nuclear transport factor 2 family protein; translated protein: MMTVITRAAAAAVLVLAASCSSTGTPAAPTGAEPTTAPAATASAGAPPEDRAAIEQVFADYNAALLARDFAASCALTAPEAVQQLIDAVAAQGARAGTCEEAFAAVYAVPEAAAPLDSAARTAEIQDVAVDGDTASVTFSGEANGRRVEGLVNRMQRIDGRWRLLGSS
- a CDS encoding YggS family pyridoxal phosphate-dependent enzyme; amino-acid sequence: MTGDRRAELAERLAAVRARIADACAAAGRSPDDVALLAVTKTLPASDVTILMDLGLTAFGENRVQEAGAKVDEVAATHPGARWHLVGGLQRNKARAAVRWADRVESVDSERLASALDAAVRRAQDAGDRSDALPVLLQFSVDGDPGRGGTPLDGLLPLAEHVAGCAGLRLDGLMAVAPLGMDTERAFSAVAAAADRLRAAFPQARTLSAGMSGDLDVAISHGSDVVRVGTALVGDRRITSR
- the ftsZ gene encoding cell division protein FtsZ produces the protein MTPPHNYLAVIKVVGIGGGGVNAVNRMIEVGLKGVEFIAVNTDAQALLMSDADVKLDIGRELTRGLGAGANPEVGRKAAEDHREEIEEVLKGADMVFVTAGEGGGTGTGGAPVVASIARKLGALTIGVVTRPFTFEGRRRAGQAEEGIGGMRQECDTLIVIPNDRLLQLGDVGVSLMDAFRSADEVLLSGVQGITNLITTPGLINLDFADVKSVMSGAGSALMGIGSSRGEGRAVQAAGKAINSPLLEASMDGAQGVLLSIAGGSDLGLFEINEAASLVQEAAHPEANIIFGTVIDDSLGDEVRVTVIAAGFEAGGPTHKKLDPAAYGTGGGKGVIAPGVSGSTAPAPATPSAPANGSTPPPPYQGASNGNGHGGANQSGTLPPAAAPSGFPEPRRPESARPVTEPAPEPPAYTPPAYTPPPAHTPPPAPVAERPVPSFGQSAPADDLDDDVDVPPFMKR
- a CDS encoding YggT family protein is translated as MPLAIQFVLYYLLFFFWLLLIGRIVAELVRSFARQWVPAGPSAVALELIFTATDPPVKLLRRVIPVVRIGGVGLDLSIMVLLLVVFILMSVAQP
- a CDS encoding cell division protein SepF; protein product: MSAMYRLKAYFGMVPAEELADYADEPAERYPAPRRGRDYADERWDDRFSYADDDEPPARPEPVRAEREWDRRPVRAVTPDRDSRSGLSGLGAGATRGALAIDTDAVLREPVRLPVPPSPQVVPEQRDRGAAALNRITTLQPRSYKEARTIGEHYRDGQPVIINLTELDAADAKRLVDFAAGLAFALRGSIDKVTNRVFLLTPADVEVSADDARKLAERGIFRQD
- the wag31 gene encoding DivIVA-like cell division protein Wag31, with product MPLTPADVHNVAFSKPPIGKRGYNEDEVDAFLDLVEAELARLIEENEDLREQVSELEQRLGNAQADLEEARSRPPAAVSAPVSPPTQQIQRQVEPPPMRPPMEPQRSMSAPPPQMAEPGDQGGDHHVQVAKVLSMAQEMAERLTAEAKSEADSMLSDARTKSEQLLSEARTKSDGLVNDARARAETMLNDARTRAETLERQSRDKAATLVGDAERKQNEIIGSITREKTVLEKKIDELRTFEREYRTRLKTYLESQLRDLEGRGSAAPTDGRNTRDGGYAATGYGQRADAGS
- the pgeF gene encoding peptidoglycan editing factor PgeF gives rise to the protein MTPRVRRVVTTRAGGRSTGRFARFNLSTGVDDDPGAVAANRARVSRELGVPVVYLQQVHGTRVETVDAVPAAGAPDVPGTDAAVTALPGVGIAVLAADCVPVLLADPRAGVVGAAHAGRVGAAAGVLPAVVEAMVALGARTGDVEVLLGPAVCGGCYEVPAAMAAEVDAALPGSAVRTRKGTPGLDLRAGLYHQLTALGVARIGGDPRCTMETRDLYSHRRDAPTGRQAAITWLDAT